The following proteins are co-located in the Microcystis wesenbergii NRERC-220 genome:
- a CDS encoding retroviral-like aspartic protease family protein, whose product MVEPAVIAEDMAKIYTTITVINRADQIRAEAGIIAPEQIRSLTLENVLVDTGATTLCLVPEVISRLGLQLLKEVDVATAKGIGKARIFRDATLIIAGREGTFECWELPGGQNNLLGVIPLEALGLEPDLLSQKLRVLPTESNETYLTILSNKIAL is encoded by the coding sequence ATGGTTGAGCCAGCAGTTATTGCAGAAGATATGGCCAAAATCTACACCACCATTACAGTTATCAATCGCGCGGATCAAATTCGTGCGGAGGCTGGTATCATCGCACCGGAACAAATTCGCTCTCTTACCCTAGAAAATGTCTTGGTGGATACGGGGGCAACCACTCTTTGTCTAGTGCCAGAAGTAATCTCCCGCTTGGGTTTACAGCTTTTAAAAGAAGTAGATGTGGCTACGGCTAAAGGCATAGGAAAAGCGAGAATTTTTCGCGATGCCACCTTGATTATTGCGGGACGGGAAGGGACTTTTGAATGTTGGGAATTACCCGGAGGTCAAAACAATTTATTAGGAGTAATTCCTTTAGAAGCTTTGGGATTAGAACCAGATCTTCTTAGCCAAAAATTGCGAGTTTTACCCACGGAATCTAACGAGACTTATTTAACAATTTTATCGAACAAAATAGCTCTATAA